One Indicator indicator isolate 239-I01 chromosome Z, UM_Iind_1.1, whole genome shotgun sequence genomic window carries:
- the LOC128979805 gene encoding zinc finger protein 474, with protein sequence MEKRVKKKKVNKTCDVLPSTGEVPACVSRILPSEQVSPSNVSDLLRILPRVAHLAAGPQKKRPVTAIISKRSDSSNMSGTPLNWPVIPPRRPCLRICYICGREFGSQSLSIHEPQCLEKWRTENNQLPRHLRRAEPKKPEVLAGDSCTLTAENEAAYHSAQAQLLPCGNCGRTFLPDRLVVHQKSCRGGSSSGGLPRAGPHKSSKGSGYDSASDDPSKTHQGKNGAASTVLDKAKVVRRPPTVICYICGREYGTKSISIHEPQCLKKWHQENDMLPKHLRRPEPKKPEVSPLQAKGFYDLDTLNEAAWTSAQNQLVPCDICGRTFLPDRLVVHQRSCKPKPAK encoded by the exons ATGGAGAAACGTGTCAAGAAAAAGAAGGTGAACAAAACCTGTGATGTTCTGCCAAGTACTGGCGAGGTCCCTGCTTGTGTCTCTCGCATCTTGCCTTCAGAGCAGGTTTCACCATCTAACGTGTCAGATCTCCTCAGAATTTTGCCCAGAGTAGCACATTTAGCAGCTGGACCCCAGAAGAAGCGGCCAGTCACTGCAATAATATCAAAAAGGTCAGATTCTTCAAACATGTCTGGGACACCACTGAATTGGCCTGTCATCCCACCAAGAAGACCTTGCTTGAGAATATGCTATATCTGTGGCAGAGAATTTGGGTCACAGTCTCTTTCTATACATGAACCTCAGTGCTTAGAGAAGTGGCGTACCGAAAATAATCAGCTGCCAAGGcatctcagaagagcagagcccaagAAACCAGAGGTCCTTGCTGGTGATTCCTGCACACTTACAGCTGAAAATGAGGCAGCTTATCATAGTGCTCAAGCCCAGCTTCTGCCCTGTGGAAACTGTGGCCGAACCTTCCTTCCTGACCGTCTCGTTGTGCACCAAAAATCCTGTAGAGGAGGCAGCAGTAGTGGGGGGCTGCCAAGAGCTGGCCCCCACAAATCTAGTAAAGGCTCTGGGTATGACTCAGCAAGTGATGATCCATCTAAGACCCATCAAGGAAAGAATGGGGCTGCATCAACTGTGTTAGACAAG GCAAAAGTGGTAAGACGGCCACCAACAGTGATTTGTTACATTTGTGGTCGTGAGTATGGAACAAAATCTATTAGTATCCATGAGCCACAATGCCTGAAGAAATGGCACCAAGAGAACGACATGCTACCCAAGCACCTGAGAAGGCCAGAGCCCAAAAAGCCTGAAGTCAGTCCCTTACAAG cCAAAGGTTTCTATGATCTTGATACTTTAAATGAGGCTGCCTGGACCAGCGCCCAGAACCAGCTAGTTCCATGTGATATTTGTGGGCGTACTTTTCTTCCAGACAGACTGGTCGTCCACCAGCGGTCCTGTAAACCGAAACCTGCAAAGTGA